A single Symbiobacterium thermophilum IAM 14863 DNA region contains:
- the trmFO gene encoding methylenetetrahydrofolate--tRNA-(uracil(54)-C(5))-methyltransferase (FADH(2)-oxidizing) TrmFO, which produces MTEPHVTVIGAGLAGSEAAWQAARLGVKVTLYEMRPHVTTAVHRTGLFAELVCSNSLRGAGLENAVGLLKEEMRRLGSLILREALQHAVPAGGALAVSREEFAAGVTAALTSHPNITVVREEVREIPPDGVVVIASGPLTSAPLAEAIRRFTGEESLAFYDAAAPIVNIETVNMDKVFRMSRYGKGEGDDYLNCPLTREEYEAFYEALVTAEKAMPHNPEDAQVCFFEGCLPVEEIARRGPDALRYGPMKPVGLIDPRTGRRPWAVVQLRQDNAAGTLYNMVGFQTSLKWSEQKRVFRMIPGLEEAEFERYGVIHRNTFMKSPRLLYPTGESRQRAGLFFAGQMTGVEGYVESAAGGLVAGINAARRALGLEPVTFPRETAIGSLLHYITHADPEHFQPMNIAFGLMPPLEGPKIRDKRARKRAISERALDVLAAWAPGHLGAPLLD; this is translated from the coding sequence GTGACGGAGCCCCATGTGACCGTAATCGGCGCCGGGCTGGCCGGGTCGGAGGCGGCTTGGCAGGCCGCCCGGCTCGGGGTCAAGGTGACCCTGTACGAGATGCGCCCCCACGTGACCACTGCCGTGCACCGCACGGGGCTGTTCGCGGAGCTGGTCTGCTCCAACTCGCTGCGCGGGGCCGGCCTGGAGAACGCCGTGGGCCTGCTGAAGGAGGAGATGCGGCGGCTGGGCAGCCTGATCCTGCGCGAGGCCCTGCAGCACGCGGTGCCGGCCGGCGGCGCGCTGGCGGTAAGCCGCGAGGAGTTCGCCGCCGGCGTCACCGCGGCGCTGACCTCCCACCCTAACATCACGGTGGTGCGGGAGGAGGTACGTGAAATCCCCCCCGACGGCGTCGTCGTCATCGCCTCCGGGCCGCTGACCTCCGCGCCCCTGGCGGAGGCGATCCGGCGCTTCACCGGCGAGGAGTCGCTCGCCTTCTACGATGCGGCCGCGCCGATTGTGAACATCGAGACCGTCAATATGGACAAGGTCTTCCGCATGAGCCGCTACGGCAAGGGCGAGGGGGACGACTATCTCAACTGCCCCCTCACCAGGGAGGAGTACGAGGCGTTCTACGAGGCCCTGGTGACGGCGGAGAAGGCCATGCCCCACAACCCGGAGGACGCGCAGGTCTGCTTCTTCGAGGGCTGTCTGCCGGTGGAGGAGATCGCCCGCAGGGGACCGGACGCGCTCCGCTACGGGCCGATGAAGCCGGTGGGGCTGATCGACCCGCGCACCGGGAGGCGCCCCTGGGCGGTGGTGCAGCTCCGGCAGGACAACGCCGCCGGGACGCTCTACAACATGGTGGGCTTCCAGACCAGCCTGAAGTGGAGTGAGCAGAAGCGGGTGTTCCGGATGATCCCCGGGCTGGAAGAGGCCGAGTTCGAGCGGTACGGGGTCATCCACCGCAACACCTTCATGAAGTCGCCGCGGCTGCTGTACCCGACCGGCGAGTCGCGCCAGCGTGCCGGCCTCTTCTTCGCCGGGCAGATGACCGGTGTGGAGGGCTACGTGGAGTCCGCGGCTGGGGGGCTGGTGGCCGGGATCAACGCCGCGCGCCGGGCCCTCGGGCTGGAGCCGGTGACCTTCCCGCGGGAGACGGCCATCGGATCGCTGCTGCACTACATCACTCATGCCGATCCCGAGCACTTCCAGCCGATGAACATCGCGTTCGGTCTCATGCCGCCGCTGGAAGGCCCGAAGATCCGGGACAAGCGGGCGCGCAAGCGGGCGATCTCGGAGCGGGCCCTGGACGTGCTGGCCGCCTGGGCGCCCGGGCATCTGGGCGCGCCGCTGCTGGACTGA
- the codY gene encoding GTP-sensing pleiotropic transcriptional regulator CodY has translation MKTLLEKTRRINRLLQKSAGTQVNFNELAGVLADLIGADVYVASRKGNIVGLGLTAGDADAYQNITFTEEYNSSLMKVDDTTANTEQSELTVLQEGREVQMRGGRVTIVPVNGGGERLGTLVLVKSADLTDEDLILGELAATVAGVEILRAHAGELEEEARKKAAVQIALATLSYSELEAVQHIFDELDGNEGLLVASKIADRVGITRSVIVNALRKFESAGVIESRSLGMKGTHIKVLNDRLIEELRKLRS, from the coding sequence ATGAAGACGTTGCTGGAGAAGACCCGTAGGATCAATCGCCTGCTTCAGAAGAGCGCAGGTACCCAGGTGAACTTCAACGAGTTGGCCGGTGTGCTGGCCGACCTGATCGGTGCCGATGTGTACGTTGCCTCCCGCAAGGGCAACATCGTGGGCCTTGGGCTGACGGCCGGTGACGCCGACGCCTACCAGAACATCACCTTCACCGAGGAGTACAACAGCTCGCTGATGAAGGTGGACGACACCACGGCCAACACCGAGCAGAGCGAGCTCACGGTCCTGCAGGAGGGCAGGGAGGTCCAGATGCGGGGCGGCCGTGTGACCATCGTGCCCGTGAACGGCGGCGGCGAGCGGCTGGGCACGCTGGTGCTGGTCAAGAGCGCCGACCTGACCGACGAGGACCTGATTCTCGGCGAGCTGGCCGCCACCGTGGCCGGCGTGGAGATCCTGCGCGCCCATGCCGGTGAGTTGGAGGAGGAGGCCCGGAAGAAGGCCGCCGTGCAGATTGCGCTGGCGACGCTCTCCTACTCCGAGCTGGAGGCCGTCCAGCACATCTTCGACGAGCTGGACGGCAACGAAGGGCTGCTGGTGGCGTCCAAGATCGCCGACCGGGTCGGCATCACCCGCTCGGTCATTGTGAACGCTCTGCGGAAGTTCGAGTCCGCCGGCGTGATCGAGTCCCGGTCGCTGGGTATGAAGGGCACGCATATCAAGGTGCTGAACGACCGGCTCATCGAGGAGCTGCGCAAGCTGCGGAGCTGA
- the dprA gene encoding DNA-processing protein DprA yields MEGTKPKAGCPRAAGRVGESGMEGALVWLIYQRAPGVGRRRMAQLMRTYPDPEVAWRLGKAELAAVRGFRPDIVEALLAVRKSAEARRDAERELERARRAGLRVLCYGTRGYPERLAEIPVPPPVLYQYGPWEPDGRPVVAIVGTRRPTAYGLAVAEQLGRELAQLGAVVVSGMARGIDTEAHRGALEAGGTSVAVLGGGADVCYPQESAALYRQMRETGAILSEQPPGTAPRPENFPERNRIITGLSHGVILVEAGERSGTLITAAHAIEQDRDLFVVPGPVTSPLSRGLYKYVRDGAGLAVSAAQVLEDLGFLPSAEGPLHFTPRGLTELEQRVLGWMGSAPWWPGDLAESSGLPLPEVQACLTMLEIRSAVRRLPDGQYIRIG; encoded by the coding sequence GTGGAAGGCACCAAACCGAAGGCCGGCTGCCCCCGGGCGGCCGGCCGCGTGGGGGAGAGCGGCATGGAGGGCGCCCTGGTCTGGCTGATTTACCAGCGCGCGCCGGGGGTGGGCCGGCGGCGCATGGCGCAGCTCATGCGTACCTATCCCGACCCCGAGGTGGCCTGGCGGTTGGGGAAAGCGGAACTGGCCGCCGTGCGGGGGTTCAGACCGGATATCGTCGAGGCCTTGCTGGCCGTGCGGAAGAGCGCGGAGGCGCGCCGCGACGCGGAGCGGGAGCTGGAGCGTGCCCGCCGCGCCGGCCTCCGCGTACTCTGTTATGGCACCCGGGGCTACCCGGAACGGCTGGCCGAGATCCCCGTCCCGCCGCCCGTGCTCTACCAGTACGGGCCGTGGGAGCCCGACGGCCGTCCGGTGGTGGCCATCGTCGGCACCCGTCGGCCCACCGCCTACGGGCTGGCGGTGGCGGAACAGCTGGGCCGGGAGCTTGCACAGCTGGGCGCGGTGGTCGTCAGCGGGATGGCCCGGGGCATCGACACCGAGGCGCACCGCGGGGCCCTGGAAGCAGGGGGAACTTCGGTCGCCGTACTTGGCGGCGGCGCCGATGTCTGCTATCCTCAGGAGTCGGCGGCGCTGTACCGGCAGATGCGGGAAACCGGTGCGATCCTGTCGGAGCAGCCGCCCGGCACCGCCCCGCGCCCCGAGAACTTCCCGGAGCGGAACCGGATCATCACGGGCCTCAGCCACGGGGTGATCCTGGTGGAGGCCGGGGAGCGGTCGGGCACGCTGATCACGGCTGCACACGCCATCGAGCAGGACCGGGATCTGTTTGTGGTGCCGGGGCCGGTCACCAGCCCCCTCTCGAGGGGCCTCTACAAGTACGTCCGCGACGGCGCCGGACTGGCCGTCAGCGCCGCCCAGGTGCTGGAGGACCTGGGCTTTCTCCCTTCGGCGGAAGGTCCGCTTCACTTCACCCCCAGGGGCCTGACGGAGTTGGAGCAGCGGGTGCTGGGCTGGATGGGCAGCGCCCCGTGGTGGCCCGGCGACCTGGCAGAGAGCAGCGGCCTCCCGCTGCCGGAGGTGCAGGCCTGCCTGACGATGCTGGAGATCCGCAGCGCGGTCCGGCGCCTGCCCGATGGGCAATATATCCGAATTGGATAG
- a CDS encoding flagellar FlbD family protein: protein MIKLRRFRSKGGEFVVNADLIETVEATPDTVVTLTTGHKLIVEESVDEVIRKVVEFKRACHTPLLGHSDPHAES, encoded by the coding sequence GTGATCAAGCTGCGGCGGTTCCGGTCCAAGGGTGGGGAGTTTGTGGTCAACGCGGATCTGATCGAGACGGTGGAAGCCACACCCGACACGGTTGTCACCCTGACCACCGGGCACAAGCTCATCGTCGAGGAGAGCGTGGACGAGGTCATCCGGAAGGTGGTCGAGTTCAAACGCGCCTGCCACACCCCGCTGCTTGGCCACAGCGACCCGCATGCAGAGTCATAG
- a CDS encoding M20/M25/M40 family metallo-hydrolase produces the protein MILEHPTACRLVAEAELALPELVREVIAVCEIPAPTFHEAERAAYVERRMQEVGLREVRRDAVGNVIGRLRGNGTGPNLLIAAHLDTVFPAGTDVTVRPDGDILRAPGVGDNSSSVATMLHAARLLVKNDVPLAGDVIFAATCGEEGLGNLEGMRAVVEALKDEIDYVIALDGSLGGMVREGVGSRRFRLVVATSGGHSWGAFGAPSAIHSLGRIIARISELRVPTHPKTTYNVGVISGGTSINTIAARAEALIDLRSLDRGELVRLEERVLRIVRAEERESGVRATLELLGDRPTGSIPDTHPLCNLVRRVHRELGLQTRSYPSSTDGNIPLSMGIPAVTVGVTLGGNGHRLDEYIYTTPLTKGLAQVLLLVLGAQELPQRAR, from the coding sequence ATGATCCTGGAGCACCCGACTGCCTGCCGCCTCGTGGCCGAAGCAGAGTTGGCACTGCCTGAGCTCGTGCGGGAGGTCATCGCCGTCTGCGAGATCCCCGCCCCCACGTTCCACGAAGCCGAGCGCGCCGCTTACGTGGAGCGGCGGATGCAGGAGGTCGGTCTCCGCGAGGTGAGGCGCGATGCGGTCGGCAACGTCATCGGCCGGCTGCGGGGGAACGGGACGGGGCCGAACCTTCTGATTGCGGCGCACCTGGACACCGTGTTTCCCGCCGGCACCGACGTGACCGTGCGACCGGACGGCGACATCCTCCGGGCCCCCGGCGTGGGCGACAACTCCTCCAGCGTGGCGACGATGCTGCATGCGGCCCGCCTGCTGGTCAAGAACGACGTGCCGCTGGCGGGCGACGTCATCTTCGCGGCCACCTGCGGGGAGGAAGGGCTCGGCAACCTGGAGGGCATGCGAGCCGTGGTCGAGGCGCTGAAGGACGAGATCGACTACGTGATCGCCCTGGACGGCAGCCTCGGCGGCATGGTGCGGGAGGGCGTGGGCAGCCGGCGGTTCCGGCTGGTGGTCGCCACCAGCGGCGGCCACTCCTGGGGCGCGTTCGGTGCGCCCAGCGCCATCCACAGCCTCGGTCGCATCATCGCCCGCATCAGCGAGCTGCGCGTGCCCACCCACCCGAAGACGACCTACAACGTCGGCGTCATCTCCGGCGGAACCTCCATCAACACCATCGCCGCCCGGGCCGAGGCGCTCATCGACCTGCGCTCGCTGGACCGGGGCGAGCTGGTGCGGCTGGAGGAGCGGGTGTTGCGCATCGTGCGCGCCGAGGAGCGGGAGTCCGGCGTGAGGGCCACCCTGGAGCTCCTGGGGGACCGGCCCACCGGATCGATCCCGGACACCCATCCCCTGTGCAACCTGGTCCGGAGGGTCCACCGGGAACTGGGCCTGCAGACGCGCAGCTACCCCTCGTCCACCGACGGCAACATCCCGCTGTCGATGGGGATCCCGGCCGTCACGGTGGGCGTCACGCTGGGGGGCAACGGCCACCGGCTGGATGAGTACATCTATACCACCCCGCTCACCAAGGGGCTGGCCCAGGTGCTGCTCCTGGTGCTCGGGGCGCAGGAACTGCCGCAGCGGGCCCGGTAG
- a CDS encoding flagellar brake protein, translating to MRLPTINQQLTIYIPTGWWKGRYSTYLEALEDSTIRVAHPMFGSALIPLMPGDEVMVEYVYNGERVGFAAQVLQRVTEETPALILTRPGPGDIRRQQLRNFVRLDISLPIEYAPGGRKAGEEEPELLPGRTVNISGGGALIVTGESYPPGTRLDLVLHLPDRVIPVEAEVVRHVPVAVVPGSGDPVQTRLGVRFTQIEERDREQIIRFIFAEHRRRRRKGLE from the coding sequence TTGCGACTACCGACCATCAATCAGCAGCTGACGATCTACATACCAACAGGATGGTGGAAGGGCCGCTACTCGACCTACCTGGAGGCGCTGGAGGACTCGACCATACGCGTGGCCCATCCGATGTTCGGCTCCGCCTTGATCCCCCTGATGCCGGGGGACGAGGTCATGGTGGAGTACGTGTACAACGGCGAGCGAGTCGGGTTTGCGGCCCAGGTGCTGCAAAGGGTGACCGAGGAGACCCCGGCCCTGATCCTGACCCGCCCCGGGCCGGGGGACATCCGCCGGCAGCAGCTGCGGAACTTTGTCCGGCTGGACATCAGCCTTCCCATTGAATATGCGCCCGGCGGCCGCAAGGCCGGCGAGGAGGAGCCGGAGCTCCTGCCCGGGCGCACCGTCAACATCAGCGGCGGCGGCGCGCTGATCGTCACAGGGGAGTCGTATCCCCCTGGCACGCGGCTCGATCTGGTGCTGCATCTGCCCGACCGGGTGATCCCGGTCGAGGCGGAGGTGGTCCGCCACGTGCCGGTGGCCGTGGTGCCCGGTTCGGGCGATCCCGTGCAGACCCGGCTGGGGGTGCGGTTCACGCAGATCGAGGAGCGCGACCGCGAGCAGATCATCCGCTTCATCTTTGCCGAACATCGACGCAGGCGGCGGAAGGGACTGGAGTAA
- the topA gene encoding type I DNA topoisomerase, with protein MPKSLIIVESPAKAKTIEKFLGRKYAVKASMGHVRDLPKSQLGVSVENDFEPKYITIRGKGDILKELRESARKADRVYLATDPDREGEAISWHLAQVLKLPLDEPLRIEFHEITKDAIQRAIKQPRPIDLNRVEAQQARRVLDRLVGYKLSPLLWRKVRRGLSAGRVQSVAVRLIVDREREIQAFQPEEYWTLDARLSTAFAQSFSARYWGMGEQKADLKTQDQVRAVVHQVAGDRLPAGNAAVSGEGTPGDPFTEVLDLAGEGLVLQVRSVKRREKKRNPAYPFTTSSLQQEASRKLGFSVRRTMAVAQQLYEGLPLGEEGHTGLVTYIRTDSTRIADEAARAAAEFIERQYGKDYVPERRREPDRRAGEQGAHEAIRPTDVTRTPESVKPYLTPDQYRLYRLIWERFLASQMAPAVLDTVTVELVAGEHVFRASGQSIRFPGFMKVYIEGEDDDGQREEGDDLLPELAEGQQVTLQTLEARQHFTQPPPRYSEAMLVKALEERGIGRPSTYAPIIGTIQTRGYVEKRDKRFYPTELGVLVTDILKEYFPDIIDVEFTAHLEGKLDEVEEGRVNWRELIRRFYGPFEETLKQAEEKVGGFELEDEVSDVPCEKCGRLMVVKHGRFGKFLACPGFPECKSTKPILEETGVTCPACGTGRIVERKSKKGGRRFYGCTNYPDCNFVSWEKPVNRLCPECGAPYLVEKRIKELGLSHVCKQPDCGYVEPVESMEEVHA; from the coding sequence TTGCCGAAGAGCCTGATCATCGTCGAGTCCCCGGCCAAGGCGAAGACCATTGAGAAGTTCCTCGGGCGGAAGTACGCCGTGAAGGCCTCCATGGGCCACGTGCGCGACCTGCCCAAGAGCCAGCTGGGGGTCTCGGTGGAGAACGACTTCGAACCGAAATACATCACGATCCGCGGCAAGGGCGACATCCTGAAGGAGCTGCGGGAGAGCGCGCGCAAGGCCGATCGGGTCTACCTGGCCACAGACCCGGACCGGGAGGGTGAGGCGATTTCGTGGCACCTGGCCCAGGTCCTGAAGCTGCCGCTGGACGAGCCGCTGCGCATCGAGTTCCACGAGATCACGAAGGATGCCATCCAGCGGGCGATCAAGCAGCCCAGGCCCATCGACCTGAACCGGGTGGAGGCGCAGCAGGCGCGCCGGGTGCTCGACCGGCTCGTGGGGTACAAGCTGAGTCCGCTGCTGTGGCGCAAGGTACGGCGCGGCCTCTCCGCGGGGCGGGTGCAGTCGGTGGCGGTGCGGCTGATCGTCGACCGCGAGCGCGAGATCCAGGCGTTCCAGCCGGAGGAGTACTGGACCCTGGACGCCAGGCTGTCAACGGCCTTTGCCCAGTCCTTCAGCGCCCGGTACTGGGGCATGGGCGAGCAGAAGGCGGACCTGAAGACGCAGGATCAGGTACGGGCGGTGGTGCACCAGGTGGCCGGAGACCGGCTGCCGGCCGGTAACGCCGCGGTGAGCGGGGAGGGCACGCCCGGCGATCCGTTCACCGAGGTGCTGGACCTCGCCGGCGAGGGCCTCGTCCTGCAGGTGCGCAGCGTGAAGCGGCGCGAGAAGAAGCGGAACCCCGCGTACCCCTTCACCACGTCCAGCCTGCAGCAGGAGGCCTCCCGCAAGTTGGGGTTCAGCGTGCGGCGTACGATGGCGGTGGCCCAGCAACTCTACGAGGGGCTGCCGCTGGGCGAGGAAGGCCACACCGGCCTGGTGACCTACATCCGCACCGACTCCACCCGGATCGCCGACGAAGCCGCCCGGGCGGCGGCGGAGTTCATCGAGCGGCAGTACGGGAAAGACTACGTCCCGGAGCGGCGGCGTGAGCCGGACCGGCGCGCCGGCGAACAGGGAGCCCACGAGGCCATCCGCCCGACGGACGTCACCCGGACGCCGGAGTCGGTGAAGCCGTACCTCACGCCGGACCAATACCGGCTCTACCGGCTGATCTGGGAGCGCTTCCTGGCGAGCCAGATGGCTCCCGCCGTGCTCGACACGGTCACGGTGGAGCTGGTAGCGGGGGAGCACGTGTTCCGGGCCAGCGGGCAGAGCATCCGTTTCCCGGGGTTCATGAAGGTCTACATCGAGGGCGAGGACGACGACGGCCAGCGGGAGGAGGGCGACGATCTGCTGCCCGAGCTGGCCGAGGGGCAGCAGGTCACCCTGCAGACGCTGGAGGCGCGGCAGCACTTTACGCAGCCGCCGCCCCGGTACTCCGAGGCCATGCTGGTCAAGGCCCTGGAGGAGCGGGGGATCGGCCGGCCGTCCACGTACGCGCCCATCATCGGAACCATTCAGACCCGCGGCTACGTCGAAAAGCGGGATAAGCGTTTCTATCCCACGGAGCTCGGCGTGCTGGTCACGGACATCCTGAAGGAGTACTTCCCGGACATCATCGACGTCGAGTTCACCGCCCACCTGGAAGGTAAGCTGGACGAGGTGGAGGAGGGGCGGGTGAACTGGCGGGAGCTGATCCGGCGGTTCTACGGCCCCTTCGAGGAGACGCTGAAGCAAGCCGAGGAGAAGGTGGGCGGGTTCGAGCTGGAGGACGAGGTCTCCGACGTGCCCTGCGAGAAGTGCGGCCGGCTGATGGTCGTGAAGCACGGCCGGTTCGGCAAGTTCCTGGCCTGCCCGGGCTTCCCCGAGTGCAAGTCCACCAAGCCGATCCTGGAGGAGACGGGCGTCACCTGCCCGGCCTGCGGCACCGGCCGCATCGTGGAGCGGAAGTCCAAGAAGGGCGGCAGGCGGTTCTACGGCTGCACCAACTACCCCGACTGCAACTTCGTGTCGTGGGAGAAGCCCGTGAACCGGCTCTGCCCGGAGTGCGGCGCCCCCTACCTGGTCGAGAAGCGGATCAAGGAGCTGGGCCTCAGCCACGTCTGCAAGCAGCCGGACTGCGGGTACGTGGAACCGGTGGAGAGCATGGAAGAGGTGCATGCCTGA
- a CDS encoding sulfurtransferase TusA family protein: protein MSTTGQGTLPQPDRAIDLRGDVCPVTFAKTKIALEEMQIGQVLLVRLDYEPATRNVPRSAELYGDEVLAVRQVGEREWEVWLRKRVE from the coding sequence GTGTCGACTACGGGCCAGGGAACGCTGCCTCAGCCGGATCGCGCGATCGACCTGCGCGGCGACGTCTGTCCGGTCACCTTCGCCAAGACCAAGATCGCCCTGGAGGAGATGCAGATCGGCCAGGTGCTGCTGGTGCGGCTCGATTACGAGCCCGCCACGCGCAACGTCCCGCGGAGTGCAGAGCTCTACGGCGACGAGGTGCTCGCCGTAAGGCAGGTGGGCGAGCGGGAGTGGGAGGTTTGGCTCCGCAAGCGGGTGGAGTGA
- a CDS encoding tyrosine recombinase XerC produces the protein MGAQPQGDSLGPEVAGFLASLSVEKSASQHTLRSYRLDLAQFYAWLASGGTTAPVVGGRGSGRTRRHDFAAQQEEPVRPVGLDELRAVNHLTIRSYLAFLQRQEFSRRTIARKLSCLRSFYKYLVRADLVPTNPVAGVHTPKLERRLPVFLDEEEIGGLLSQPDTHTPLGLRDRALLELLYATGLRVGELVALNRGDIDYSEGWVIVWGKGRKERAVPVGSEALQALGHYLRDGWPVLRARAPAAEQSLPEAKQPLFLNKLGGRLSDRSVRRLLDRYVSQLALSRQISPHKIRHTFATHMLNHGADLRAVQEMLGHASLSTTQIYTHVTTQRLRTEYLRAHPRQRRAAPPDEG, from the coding sequence GTGGGCGCCCAGCCGCAGGGTGACAGCCTTGGGCCGGAGGTCGCCGGCTTCCTCGCCAGCCTGTCGGTGGAAAAGTCGGCTTCCCAGCACACGCTGCGCAGCTACCGGCTCGACCTGGCGCAGTTCTATGCCTGGCTGGCCAGCGGCGGCACGACCGCACCCGTGGTCGGAGGCCGCGGCTCGGGCCGGACCCGCAGGCACGACTTCGCGGCACAGCAGGAGGAGCCGGTCCGTCCGGTGGGTCTGGACGAGCTGCGGGCCGTCAACCACCTGACGATCCGGTCGTACCTCGCCTTCCTGCAGCGGCAGGAGTTCAGCCGGCGGACCATCGCCCGCAAGCTTTCGTGTCTCCGTTCCTTCTACAAGTATCTCGTGCGCGCAGATCTTGTCCCGACCAACCCAGTGGCAGGTGTACACACCCCTAAACTGGAGCGGCGGCTCCCCGTCTTCCTGGACGAGGAAGAGATTGGGGGGCTGTTATCACAGCCTGATACCCACACGCCCCTGGGCCTCAGGGATCGGGCCCTGCTGGAGCTGCTCTACGCCACGGGGCTGCGGGTGGGCGAACTCGTTGCGCTGAACCGGGGAGACATCGATTACAGCGAGGGCTGGGTGATCGTCTGGGGCAAGGGGCGGAAGGAGCGGGCCGTGCCCGTCGGCAGTGAGGCGCTGCAGGCTCTGGGGCACTATCTCCGGGACGGGTGGCCCGTGCTGCGGGCCAGGGCGCCGGCCGCGGAGCAGTCCCTGCCTGAGGCGAAGCAGCCGCTTTTCCTCAACAAGCTGGGCGGCCGGCTGAGCGATCGCTCCGTCCGCCGGCTGCTGGACCGGTACGTCAGCCAGCTCGCCCTGAGCCGGCAGATCAGCCCGCACAAGATCCGCCACACCTTCGCGACCCACATGCTCAACCACGGCGCGGATCTGCGGGCGGTCCAGGAGATGCTGGGCCACGCCAGCCTGTCCACCACCCAGATCTACACCCACGTCACGACGCAGCGGCTGCGGACCGAGTACCTGCGTGCGCACCCCCGCCAGCGGCGGGCGGCGCCGCCCGATGAGGGGTGA
- a CDS encoding YifB family Mg chelatase-like AAA ATPase yields MFVRVWSFTLQGIEALPVAVEVDVSPGLPSFEIVGLPDAAVREARERVRAAVRNGGWPFPLQRITVNLAPAHTRKEGAGFDLAIALGVLAAAGAFHPSALAGIAVAGELALDGGVRPVRGALAMAMALEPGRRLVLPPESAREAAACGADVLAAPHLADLVAHLRGERVLAAPDPAPPVAGGCDGDVDLALVRGQPVARRALEVAAAGGHNLYMVGPPGAGKSLLARCLPTILPPLDEAEALEVSRIHSVAGELGPGGLLRRRPFRAPHHSISRAAMLGGGNPLRPGEVTLAHRGVLFLDEMPEFRRDVLEGLRQPLEDGVVRVARAHAHLTFPARPTLVAAANPCPCGHLGDPVHACTCTATAVHLYRNRLSGPLRDRFDLQVYLQPVPYAAYRAAAAGESSRAVAERVREARERQRRRLAQHGCSSNAEMGPALIRRFCRIPPGAEALLREAVDRFGLSVRGCDRVLRVARTLADLEGADTVELRHLAEALQYRGVGAAPVRQGA; encoded by the coding sequence GTGTTCGTACGGGTGTGGAGCTTCACCCTGCAGGGGATCGAGGCGCTGCCGGTCGCCGTGGAGGTCGATGTGAGCCCGGGCCTTCCCTCCTTTGAAATCGTCGGACTGCCCGACGCGGCCGTGCGGGAGGCCCGGGAGCGGGTGCGGGCCGCGGTCCGCAATGGCGGGTGGCCGTTCCCGCTGCAGCGGATCACGGTGAACCTGGCCCCCGCCCACACCCGGAAGGAGGGGGCTGGATTCGACCTGGCCATCGCCCTTGGGGTCCTGGCTGCGGCGGGCGCCTTCCATCCGTCGGCCCTGGCGGGCATCGCGGTGGCGGGCGAGCTGGCCCTGGACGGCGGCGTGCGTCCGGTGCGGGGGGCGCTTGCCATGGCGATGGCGCTGGAGCCGGGCCGCCGGCTCGTGCTGCCCCCGGAGAGCGCGCGGGAGGCGGCCGCGTGCGGGGCCGACGTCCTGGCCGCGCCGCACCTTGCCGATCTGGTCGCGCACCTGCGCGGGGAACGGGTCCTGGCGGCGCCAGACCCGGCGCCGCCCGTGGCCGGTGGCTGCGACGGGGACGTCGACCTCGCCCTGGTGCGCGGCCAGCCGGTGGCCCGGCGCGCCCTGGAGGTGGCCGCCGCCGGGGGTCACAACCTGTACATGGTCGGCCCGCCGGGCGCCGGCAAGAGCCTGCTGGCCCGCTGCCTGCCCACGATCCTGCCGCCGCTGGACGAGGCCGAGGCGCTGGAGGTGAGCCGCATCCACAGCGTGGCCGGGGAACTGGGGCCGGGCGGTCTTCTTCGCCGGCGGCCGTTCCGGGCGCCCCATCACTCCATCTCCCGGGCCGCCATGCTGGGCGGCGGGAATCCCCTCCGGCCCGGGGAGGTGACGCTGGCCCACCGCGGCGTGCTCTTCCTCGACGAGATGCCCGAGTTCCGGCGCGACGTGCTGGAGGGCCTCAGGCAGCCGCTGGAGGACGGCGTCGTGCGGGTGGCGCGGGCGCATGCGCACCTGACCTTCCCGGCCCGGCCCACGCTGGTGGCGGCGGCCAACCCGTGTCCCTGCGGTCACCTGGGCGATCCCGTGCATGCGTGCACGTGCACGGCCACCGCGGTCCACCTCTACCGCAACCGGCTCTCGGGCCCCCTGCGCGACCGGTTCGACCTGCAGGTGTACCTGCAGCCGGTGCCCTACGCCGCGTACCGGGCAGCGGCGGCCGGAGAGTCCTCCCGGGCGGTCGCGGAGCGGGTCCGGGAGGCGAGGGAGCGGCAGCGGCGCCGGCTGGCGCAGCACGGTTGCTCCAGCAACGCCGAGATGGGCCCCGCCCTGATCCGCCGCTTCTGCCGCATTCCGCCGGGCGCGGAGGCGCTGCTGCGGGAAGCCGTGGACCGCTTCGGCCTGTCGGTCAGAGGCTGCGATCGTGTGCTCCGGGTGGCCCGCACCCTGGCCGATCTGGAAGGCGCGGACACCGTCGAGCTCCGGCACCTGGCGGAGGCGCTGCAGTACCGCGGCGTCGGTGCGGCGCCCGTCCGGCAGGGCGCATGA